Proteins co-encoded in one Arachis hypogaea cultivar Tifrunner chromosome 11, arahy.Tifrunner.gnm2.J5K5, whole genome shotgun sequence genomic window:
- the LOC112722293 gene encoding uncharacterized protein isoform X3 gives MMANFLLLPRSSTDGYQLKVSEESRRASVDIFLKAAGYLDCAVKHVLPQLPAELRRNLPVDLAEGTLRALSLQALGYWPSVICDIHVTLRWSSYFFWVFFY, from the exons GCTAATTTTTTACTGCTTCCAAGATCATCCACTGATGGTTATCAGCTTAAGGTATCTGAAG AAAGCAGACGAGCTTCTGTTGATATCTTCTTAAAGGCTGCTGGATATCTGGATTGTGCTGTCAAACATGTTCTTCCCCAGTTGCCGGCCGAACTCAG GAGGAATTTACCAGTAGACTTAGCAGAAGGAACGCTTCGAGCACTCTCTCTACAGGCATTAGGATATTGGCCAAGTGTAATTTGTGACATTCATGTAACATTGAGATGGTCATCTtattttttttgggtatttttttattaa
- the LOC112722293 gene encoding uncharacterized protein isoform X2: MSNGWYEVLSVLHLMAMLLLLQANFLLLPRSSTDGYQLKVSEESRRASVDIFLKAAGYLDCAVKHVLPQLPAELRRNLPVDLAEGTLRALSLQALGYWPSVICDIHVTLRWSSYFFWVFFY, from the exons AGTTTTACATTTGATGGCAATGCTATTACTATTACAGGCTAATTTTTTACTGCTTCCAAGATCATCCACTGATGGTTATCAGCTTAAGGTATCTGAAG AAAGCAGACGAGCTTCTGTTGATATCTTCTTAAAGGCTGCTGGATATCTGGATTGTGCTGTCAAACATGTTCTTCCCCAGTTGCCGGCCGAACTCAG GAGGAATTTACCAGTAGACTTAGCAGAAGGAACGCTTCGAGCACTCTCTCTACAGGCATTAGGATATTGGCCAAGTGTAATTTGTGACATTCATGTAACATTGAGATGGTCATCTtattttttttgggtatttttttattaa